Proteins encoded together in one Impatiens glandulifera chromosome 1, dImpGla2.1, whole genome shotgun sequence window:
- the LOC124920021 gene encoding uncharacterized protein LOC124920021, giving the protein MSLVDYASSDDEEAEFKDLKTLKGKPDIAKVHVPPPPSLQKLRKFSSTQQLSTLFSEPSVIRLPDASMLLNSLNSRSYPVSYNNHNRWVEASVARKRNASGFGSSSSSMHIKVSKTISDTIRGQLVPPQLKGK; this is encoded by the exons ATGTCGCTGGTGGATTATGCTTCTTCAGACGATGAAGAAGCAGAATTTAAAGACTTGAAAACCCTAAAGGGTAAGCCAGATATTGCAAAAGTCCATGTTCCACCTCCACCTTCTTTACAGAAATTGAG AAAATTCTCATCAACTCAACAATTGAGTACCCTTTTTTCGGAACCTTCTGTAATAAGGCTTCCGGATGCTTCAATGCTATTGAATTCTCTAAATTCTCGATCTTATCCCGTGAGTTACAATAACCATAATAGATGGGTTGAAGCTTCTGTGGCACGCAAGAGAAATGCTTCTGGATTtggttcttcatcttcttctatgCATATTAAAGTCTCCAAAACTATTTCAGATACCATAAGAGGTCAATTAGTTCCACCTCAGCTCAAGGGAAAGTGA
- the LOC124922744 gene encoding beta-carotene isomerase D27, chloroplastic, whose translation MAVLLNLQPVQYRSPIRRCGRNRVISIEKIRCGIAEPSGNPAPMGQKTKYKDGLFEKVFMSLFAQKMGKFAAAESKGGGEKKKGFLDYDYESFVNVSKRVMQGRSRRQQQEVVREVLLSMLPPGAPAQFRKLFPPTKWAAEFNAALTVPFFHWLVGPSEVIEVEINGVKQMSGVRIKKCRYLENSGCVGMCVNMCKIPTQDFFTNEFGLPLTMNPNFEDMSCDMIYGQCPSSFVDDPVSKQPCFAEICSMSNPSAPVCPKLL comes from the exons ATGGCGGTTCTTCTAAACTTGCAACCAGTCCAATACCGTTCTCCGATCAGAAGATGTGGAAGGAATAGAGTGATCTCTATCGAAAAAATCCGATGTGGGATTGCGGAGCCGTCGGGAAATCCGGCGCCGATGGGGCAGAAAACGAAATACAAAGATGGGTTATTTGAGAAGGTATTCATGTCTTTATTTGCCCAGAAAATGGGGAAGTTTGCGGCGGCGGAGAGTAAAGGAGGGGGAGAGAAAAAGAAGGGATTTTTGGATTATGATTATGAGAGCTTTGTGAATGTATCGAAGAGAGTTATGCAGGGAAGATCTCGCCGGCAGCAACAAGAAGTTGTACGGGAAGTTCTTTTGTCTATGCTTCCACCTGGTGCTCCGGCTCAG TTCAGGAAATTGTTTCCACCAACAAAATGGGCAGCTGAGTTCAATGCAGCCCTCACAGTGCCTTTCTTCCATTGGTTAGTTGGCCCTTCTgag GTGATTGAAGTTGAAATAAATGGAGTAAAACAAATGAGTGGAGTTCGCATTAAAAAATGCAG GTACTTAGAGAATAGCGGATGTGTAGGAATGTGCGTAAACATGTGCAAAATTCCCACCCAAGATTTCTTCACAAATGAATTTGGTCTCCCATTGACAATGAACCCAA ATTTTGAAGATATGAGTTGCGATATGATTTATGGTCAATGTCCATCTTCATTTGTAGACGACCCAGTCTCCAAACAACCTTGTTTTGCTGAAATTT GTTCTATGTCCAATCCAAGTGCCCCGGTTTGTCCTAAATTATTATGA